Proteins encoded in a region of the Shewanella polaris genome:
- a CDS encoding putative bifunctional diguanylate cyclase/phosphodiesterase, protein MLVFSLRSVNEICIKDNTSGWRILRALIIFFVLGYMGIFYYLCKQSDFIISDVIFCIIMLFGGAFVVLVTRLSLLSLLKVEKLIINERTIALHDSLTGLPNRQYLMNSLSHHVKIGFPFSLLMIDLNRFKQVNDALGHYYGDLLLIEVGNNVAEQLPHDAQLFRLGGDEFAVIVTQSELPKVEETINAIHHALESAFCIESYDLLVGASVGVSHYPSQASEIGQLLQQADIAMYASKKMATEYTLYDNTLESNAVEKVNISASLKRAIENQEFELWYQPIINLSDNNLYGVEALIRWPRTDGSYTAPNLFIHIAEQTTLINQITDWVMLQVSKDMEYFDSLSVSLCIHINLSAKDLQDPKLIEKTSALLKNNLSSQQVMFEITESAMMTNIEQVKTTMAVITAAGGTFSIDDFGTGFSSLELLRDLPVKQIKIDRSFISNIHHKDADLAIVKSVIFLSQHLECVVVAEGVEQLETVNILKSLGCDLAQGYYYAKPMPTKDFRNFIKNKGHIPHDKALQINELIR, encoded by the coding sequence ATGCTGGTCTTCAGCTTAAGATCAGTAAATGAAATATGTATTAAGGATAATACTAGTGGTTGGCGCATCCTTAGAGCACTGATCATCTTTTTCGTATTGGGTTATATGGGGATATTTTATTACCTGTGTAAACAATCTGATTTTATAATATCCGATGTCATATTTTGTATTATCATGTTGTTTGGTGGTGCATTTGTGGTCTTAGTGACTCGGCTAAGTTTATTGAGTTTACTGAAAGTTGAAAAACTTATCATCAATGAACGCACTATTGCTCTACACGATAGCTTAACAGGCTTACCAAACCGCCAATACTTAATGAATTCATTAAGTCATCATGTCAAAATTGGTTTTCCATTTAGTCTATTAATGATTGATTTAAATCGCTTTAAACAAGTCAATGATGCATTAGGACACTATTATGGTGATTTACTGTTAATCGAAGTCGGTAACAATGTGGCTGAACAGTTACCCCATGACGCCCAGCTATTTAGATTAGGCGGGGACGAATTTGCCGTGATTGTCACTCAAAGCGAATTACCAAAAGTAGAAGAAACAATCAATGCTATTCATCATGCGCTTGAGAGTGCATTTTGCATTGAGAGTTATGATTTATTAGTGGGTGCGAGTGTTGGTGTTAGTCATTATCCAAGCCAGGCGAGTGAAATAGGTCAACTACTACAACAAGCTGATATTGCAATGTATGCCAGTAAAAAAATGGCAACTGAATATACCCTCTATGACAATACCCTTGAAAGCAATGCTGTTGAAAAAGTCAATATTAGTGCCTCGTTAAAACGCGCTATTGAAAATCAAGAGTTTGAACTCTGGTATCAACCTATTATTAACCTTAGTGACAATAATCTGTATGGTGTTGAAGCGCTTATTCGCTGGCCTCGAACAGATGGAAGTTATACCGCACCTAACCTATTTATACATATTGCCGAACAAACGACACTGATAAACCAGATAACCGATTGGGTTATGCTGCAAGTATCAAAAGACATGGAATATTTTGACTCCCTGAGTGTATCTTTGTGTATTCATATCAACTTATCCGCGAAAGATTTGCAAGATCCAAAGCTTATCGAGAAAACGAGCGCATTACTAAAGAATAACCTTTCATCACAACAAGTCATGTTTGAAATTACCGAAAGTGCGATGATGACTAACATTGAACAAGTTAAAACAACCATGGCAGTGATTACTGCAGCAGGCGGAACGTTCAGTATTGATGATTTTGGTACCGGATTTTCATCCCTAGAACTATTACGTGACCTGCCCGTTAAACAAATTAAAATTGATCGTTCTTTCATCAGTAATATTCATCATAAAGATGCTGATCTAGCCATCGTTAAATCAGTGATATTTTTATCGCAACACCTAGAATGTGTGGTGGTAGCTGAAGGTGTAGAACAATTAGAGACAGTCAATATCCTCAAATCATTGGGTTGTGACTTAGCTCAAGGTTACTACTACGCTAAACCTATGCCAACAAAAGATTTCAGAAACTTTATCAAAAATAAAGGGCATATTCCTCATGACAAAGCTCTACAAATCAATGAGCTGATTAGGTGA